The Theobroma cacao cultivar B97-61/B2 chromosome 1, Criollo_cocoa_genome_V2, whole genome shotgun sequence genome contains the following window.
agttattattttgatgCATATCTTGGTGTAAAATTGTTCTATTGATAGTTTCATTGATGTTTCTATATTGTTTTGTTAAGAAAAAGTTGGGGCAATGAATTTCTTGAGCCTTACTATGAGCGTTAAAGATATATAGAAGTTTCCTGGTAGGATTGCAAGGAGATTGCCACTATATTTGATCACTATATATTAATAGTAATGTTCAAAATGAGATTGTTTACTTTTGAAGAAGTGATAGTTTTGATTGGAGGTCGGCTTCTAATTTTGACTATTCACAGCTGAAATGACTTTGGCACTTGTTgtttataagttttaaattttaaattgaatgacAAAATATTTAGCTTGTatgcattttttattatgttgtGGTTAGTTGTTAATTCATGGTTCATCTGTGTGACATGTAGCATAATATATTGGCATTACTTGCTGATTGTTGATGTAAATGTAAATTTGCAGGAGCCTGATTTGTTGCTTTTGGATGAGCCTACAAATCACCTTGACCTTGATACAATTGAGTGGCTTGAAGGATATCTCGACAAGCAAGAAGTGCCGATGGTCATTATATCTCATGATAGAGCTTTTCTAGATCAGTTGTGTACAAAGATAGTGGAGACTGATATGGGCGTTTCCAGGACGTTTGAGGGTAATTATTCTCAGTATGTTGAAGCAAAGGCAGCATGGGTTGAAAACCAGTGTGCTGCATGGGAGAAGCAGCAGAAGGAAATTGAGCAGACAAAAGACTTGATAAACAGATTAGGTGCAGGAGCAAATTCTGGCCGTGCTTCTTCTGCTGAAAAGGTATGTATGTTGGCATTCAGTTCTGAAATATATTCCATTTCATCTTTGACGAATGCAAGCTGCCCTCTTTAGTCAATTTGTAGTGATGGCagatgtataattttttttcattttaagttatttactAAATATGCATAAATTGACGATAAAATTACTACCTGATTGCCAAACCTGCTTGACTTGCAGTATTCTTTCAAATGAATGACCTAAGTTTTCATCATATTTTGGTAAATCATAGATGATTTTACTctatacaattaattaaataatgaagCGAGTTACCTAGCATGTGGGTTTTGTTTGTGGAACTTGAACCAGAATGTAAAACACCATCTATATTGAAATATGGTACGGTGggtataattttcttttccctttattTTAAGTGGATTAATCTGAAGTTTTAGGttaattatgattaattagAACTTGTAGAAATTCAGTTGTAGTTTTATATCATTTAACTAAGGTTCCTTGATATCTTATACCACAAGATTTTCATTTCTAGGtacaatttcttctttttttcatcaaGGTTTCTCATCACTTTTATCAGATTGagtgtttctttttctattctGGATCACAAATGATTTGCAATTTGGATTGCATGATCCGTATAAAATTTGTGAGGATGGAACCTCGTATTTTTCTTGATATGATGGTCAGAAGAGTTACTTTGCTTTAACAGAATGGATAGTGGCATGCCTGTATATCACTTGGttggcttttcttttcttttatctactttttccattttatttatttcacaAAAACCACTTCTCTTAGTTACCTACATCAATATTCTATCTTCCTGAAATTTCTTCTCAATAAAGTCCTTGCTTAGTGAAATAAAGTCCTTGCTGCCTGaactttttgtcttttctttggattttgatGGTGGTTGCTACTTCAGATAGTTACAGGTTCCTCAGACTTTTGTGTTTGTACTGGGATTCATTCTTTAAGCTCTAATATGCTTctgcatatttatttttctggtTACTTAAATTCTCCTCTTGCTGAGTGGTAACAGAAGCTGGAGAGACTTCAAGAAGAGGGTCAATTAGAGAAGCCATTTCAGCGGAAACAAATGAAGATAAGGTTCCCTGAGCGTGGAAGAAGCGGCAGATCTGTTATTACTGTTAAGAATCTGGAATTTGGTTATGAGGATGACGTAAGATGAGATGATTATTGATTGATggtgtaattattttttttaatcttctcATTTATGACAAAAAATTGGTTTGTATCAGTTGCTATTTAACAGGGCGAATCTTACAATTGAAAGGGGAGAGAAAATTGCCATTATTGGTCCAAACGGTTGCGGAAAGAGTACTTTACTGAAACTGATAATGGGTTTGGAGAAGCCAAGAGGAGGTGAAGTGGTACTTGGGGAGCATAACGTTCTACCAAATTATTTTGAGCAGAATCAGGTATTTGGCCTCTGTGTATAATATTATTTGTATGTGAGGTACTTCTGATCTTGCCGCTTAGTTGCTAAGCTCCCCTTTGGAGCTAACGAAGTGCAAACTACTGACTGAATTTAATCAACTTTTCTTTCAGGCTGAGGCTCTTGATTTGGATAAAACAGTGCTTCAGACAGTGGAAGAAGTGGCAGAAGACTGGAGAATTGATGATATTAAGGGACTCCTAGGTCGTTGCAACTTCAAAGCTGATATGCTCGAAAGAAAGGTTTCCCTTTTGAGTGGTGGTGAGAAGGTAATTACATTCTacatttcattttatattttgagtactctttttgcttttatggatctcattcaaaaattttgttttgtgcTTTGAATCTTTCATTATTAACTCCAATTTTCTGAGCATTTAGCTCAATGTTAGGTGCATGTATCCCCCTGTTCAAAGAGCTGGTTCTAGTCCCTCTTTCccccaaataaaaaaaaaaaagaaaaagaaaaaaagaaaggagacgAAAATCCAATGTTTCTGGGGCAGCCTATTCTAATTGGTTCATAATAGTTCAGTGATTTTAATTCATTACCTGCTGgacaatttgataattttgggGTACTTTAGTTGAAGTTTGTAGATTGCCTGATGCATATTGAATTCAAGTGTTTAACATTATATGAGCTAATGAATAATATAAAAGTAAGAATATGCTTCTCGTTAGTGTCTCACGACCTGCATGCCTGATACTTCCTGTTCTTAAGCGTAGAAATTTGTGGTTTGTGAATTGATGGCTCTTGCATGTTGTTTATCATGTCCTAGTGCACTGGCATGTTTATTAGATACTACCATGTATTatatttccattttgttttgaagtCATGAATTTGATTGTTGTATTTTCTTGTTACATTTAGGCACGACTTGCTTTTTGCAAATTTATGGTAAAACCATCAACATTACTAGTTTTGGATGAACCAACTAATCACCTCGATATACCTTCGAAAGAAATGCTGGAGGTTTGGTTTTTTCTTACCTTTCTCTATACtccatttgatttttataacTCAATATTTCAGCATTTAGCTTTGTCACTGAATAATTCTGCAATTTCTCATTATTCTATTAGGAGGCAATCAGAGAGTACAGCGGCACTGTCATTACTGTTTCACATGACCGATACTTTATTAGGCAAATTGTTAACAGAGTAGTGGAAGTAAAAGATGGACATTTGCAGGACTACATGGGTGATTACAATGTGAGTATGACTTTATTGGTTGAACCCTTCTCATCCTTTCCCATTACTGCATGGAATGTCTTCTTGCATAGCTCTTATTACCAATCCCTCCCAAActccttattttctttgccTATTTGTTGTTTGGCTTATCATCTGgtaaaaaactgaaaattttcttttcatccaTGAGTTTATTCAGATGCTTGTTTGCTAAGTTTATTGGTGGTCTTTTACCCAAAATATGCTGTTCATCGAATCTTTCTTCTCTGGTTCCTGATTAACTGTTTGTACCAATTTCAAATGGACAGTATTATCTAGAGAAAAACCTTGAGGCAAGGGCTAAGGAGCTGGAGCGTGAGGCAGACCTTGAAGAGAAAGCTCCCAAAGTGAAAGCCAAATCCAAGATGTCAAAGGTAAGCAATACACTCTTGTGATTCCTAGCTTTCAAAATTGGAGAGGTTATTGTCACATGGTTTACAGAACCTTAGCTAACGAATTCTGTATCCCTTGGTTTGACAGGCTGAGAAGGAAGCTcgaaagaaacagaaaatgcAGGCCTTTCAAGCTGCTAAACAAAAGTCGAAAGGGCTGAAGAATTCCAAGAGATGGAAATGAAATATTCCATCTATACATGAAATTGATTAAGAATGACCAATTGTTAAACCAATTTTACAGTGTAAAGTGCCTAGGATGTGGATGACCACCAGCACCATCTGTATATAATGTTGATAGAAATACAGTTCTAAATTGAAGCTCTTACACGAGTTATGGTAGAGTTGAGTTCTTCTTATTTCCTGGCCATAGCAATTCATACTTCCTTAAAAATGTAATGCAGGGTGAAATTGAACTGAGAAGTGAAAACTGAATCCGGCAGCCTCTCTTTGAtgcttaaaaagaaaataaagaaaaaatccaTGGCCATGCATGCCGCAAACAAATACTAGTATTTCTTCATCTTTCTCTCCAAAATTCAAGGTAAATGTGAATTGTCTAGGCTTGACTGAATCATTGTTAGCATCTTTTATTAAACAAAAGTTGGACTTTAAAAATCTGAATGTATTTATTAAGAtcataaattaaagaaatttatcAGTATTTGTAATTATTCATAGATTGaatgaatttttctaaaaattatatattctCTTGATTGGGGAAAAAGGGTTTCCAACTTGAGTAAGGAAATTATGGAGTGAATTTGAGACTTTTGTTGAAGTATAATAAtggatttatatttaatacacTAACAGTGTATAGTTTTTATACAATGTCATCTCACCAAATGGTACTATCttattaataaagaaaaatttttaagaacttaaattttaaatattaaaaattaattaaataaaaaataattttttctctctagctACATCAAatcattctttaattttttttatacatcTTTGTCTAACTCCATCTTCTTCCCCCTTCTTcctcaattaaaattaaaaattaaaatattttaacttttcCTCAAGACCTCTTTAAccttcttttcttgttcttaAGTTAGACATTCaaactaaaattttgatgagaggattttccttttgttgagggaaagagagagaaaaagtgcTCCTCAACAAagaagtaatttttttattagttaacATTGGAACTAGAAGGGTGGACATTTGACCGATCTGACCATCTATTGTGATAGAAGAATCATTCATTAAGTTGTGACAGGATTATCTTCGGGGGCAATATTAGTGTTGAAAAAATTATcacaatttttgttaaaattttaatttaatattaaattgatgttaattaattacttttaccatttttattatttaactacaTTATAACCCTAGATTAAACTTAACAAGTAAAatcctaatttatttatttaaaaaaattaattatcacaTTATAACCTTAAATCAAATGtaaaaattacttaaaaaatacATCACTAAAACTCAACAAATACACAGAGTCAACAAGTACAAATTATCTTGAAATATCTTGTGGttaaacaattttaacaaatctaattttaatggaaaaagaagaaaaaaggagatAATGGAGAGATATAAAAAGGAGGAGAGCAATCAAGTAACTTGTAAGGGagttaaagagagaaaaaataatttttttaattttttatttaattattaaatttttttagttttatctaATTAATAAATGACTGTATAAAAACTACCGATTGTCCTTGCATCAACTTTAAATCCATAAACGCAGCGAACAAAACGCCAAAACTTGGTAGTTTAGTGTATTCCTTCAAATCCATTTTTCCTCCATCAAAACCAGAACACCCCCGACCCCTGTTCGAGGCTCTGAAAAAGAGAACTGGAGAAAAGCAAGCATCCGCCGTTTGTGCAGAAAGTTGAGCCACCGCTCCTTCAAATCTCCCAAACAAAAACATCCAACCTTAAAAACAAGCATCCCATTTGacaaggaatttttttttttttaaaatttaattattgctTAGAGTTACAGGTATGCCcagattttttttcaaaggcGTCACTGGTTTTTCTTGGGAAATAATTGAATTACtcagttcttttttttttttttttttcaatcatgTTTATGTTGTGGCACAGCTGATATGAGTGGAGTGGTGCTAGGCTTGCCAGGGCCATGGGCTGAGCATTATCGTGAGCCCTCTGATCATTATACTACGAAAATTGGTGGACTTCCTGtaattctctttctcttttcatcTTTATATGGTTTCCATTGTTGTTagttatgtttttattatgaattgtATAAGTTACTCTTCACTTTGTTTTAACAGGACTGGCCTCTTCCCATTGAGGCTTTAAACCCCAGTCTTATTCACTGCACTAAATGTGGAAGTAAACTGTGTCTTGTTGCTCaggtttttacttttttttcacTCTTATATTTAAACTCTAAtgctttttcttcatatggtTAAAAAAGTTGCAACATAGGAATTATATAATtggtaaataatatttatttctaaaatttctCTCCAGGTTTATGCTCCAGTTTCAAGTGAAACTTTAAAGATAGAGGAGCgtcttcttcttgtttttggttgtGTGACACCAACTTGTGGTAGCACTCCTCTCAGGTTCTTACTCTGAATTGTTTTTTTGACCATTGATTTGTAAATGAAATGTAATTCTTTAACTGTATGTGTTATGTTTTTTtagtacaataataataactagAAGTGTActtttttgatgaaatatgaCTATATAGTTGGCGAGCTCTTCGAATTCAGAAAGTGGAAAATGATGCAAAAGAATTTTCCTCCACTGCTACTCAGGAAAAAGTTCCTGCAGCTGCATCTCCAGTTTCTGTTTCAAAAACTAACTGGTGGCAGAAGTTGGGTGATGAGGATGACGAAGATGTGGATCTGGAGGATTTGAGTAAAGCATTTTCTGAAGCAGCAAGCTTGACTTCTCAACCCAAGAAGACAAATAGCAACCGGAATTCTGAGACTGCTGTGAAGCATCCTTCGCCTTTAACTGCACAGACAATAAGGATAGATACTGATACACCTGGTGAGGTTGCCCTTTTTGTTAATGTGTTGCTCCTCAAAATTCCTTTATGTATATATCGTATGTGATACTTTGACTTTGTGCAATCTATTTTGTTCCAAGTGACATTAGTATTAACAAGTCGCATGACAACCAACTTGTTCCCTGCATTGCTGCAAACAATGATTGTCATCCTTTCTGTTTGATATGGAAAGCAGTAACTCATTTTCCTTATACTTTCTGGTCTGGGGAGTTGAAGTAGCTTCAAATTGACATCTAAATTACTTACTCATATTGTTTCTATACTAATTTTGTTGTGTTAAAAGGCTTGTGCTTGACTCATTTTGTTCCTTTATTGCAGTGATGCCTTGCTTCTACATTTATAGTCAGGCAGAACCGTCATCAAAGAATTTTGCTTCTATGTATTCAAATTACACATCACTTTCTGTCAAGGAGAAAGAAGGTGATGTTGATGATCATGGACAAGAAGAAACATGGGAAGCAGAAAATTATGAATACGATAAAGCTTTGTCTGCTGACAGGACTTACCTCAAGTTCAAGAAACAATTGGATGCATCTCCAGAGCAGTGTTTCAGGTCATTGAGGGTTATTTGTTGAATGCCTATGCTGACAAACCTTGCTTAGACTGGCATATATGTACTTCCTCCCATTTCTGTACCATCACTAGGACTAATGCTAAGTTGATAAGGCATGGATGGAATGATAATTTTGTTCCTTGTTATATTTTCGTGATTTCATCATTGCTAGGACCTGGTTAATCTCCAAAAATTCAGTAAAGGTGGAATAATAAGTGTACCAAAAGGGAAACAATGGAGGAACAATCAACCAGATATCTGCAGGAACATTTATTTAGTTAACATTGATTCTTCTAGTAATTTGAGTTAGGCACTGTTACGCTCAATATCAATCTGCCACTGCAAGTAAAAGGAGttaaaaaaaggagaaatgatagtaatattgtttttttagCTTCTTGGTACATTAATAAAAGTTTCTCAAtgtcctttatattctcagaTATGCATTTGGAGGGAAGCCTCTTCTGGCTGTGGCAGAGGTGGGAGATGCTGGGAAGTGTAGGCTTTGTGGTGCTTCAAGGCACTTTGAGATGCAGCTTATGCCCccattaatatattttcttcaagaagAAGCTGATGCTTGTCATAAAGCTTCTCTAGAGAACTGGAATTGGCTGATGCTTGCTGTCTATACTTGTTCCAAGGTGAGTTGTCAACTCTTTGATTAATCTAAGCGACAACATATCCTGTGAGGAAGAGGGGAATGATGCATGGGTAGATTTGGCTCCTTTAACACCCCTTTCCACTTTTTATTCTCCCTCTCTGGCCCTCCCCtctaaaattagaaaagacaaaagaaaaaatggctTGTTTGATTGTTACCCATTGATGTTCTAAAGCAATGAATCTGTTTCAACTGAAGTGACCATATTGTTAAGGAAGTGCtgatttcttaattttagtGCAATTGTTCCTGTACCTTCTAATCTGATAATTGTTCCTTAGGTGTTAAGCTTTAACCACTTACAGTTCAAGGCATCCTGCTTGTGTGGAACCTGGCACTTGtacatttctttttccttagtTTGGGTGAAAAAGGCTTCCATCTTGTGTTAACAATTGTGCCATGTTTCTTTGCAGAGCTGTTCTAAGCCATTTGATAAAGAGAAGTCCAACAGTGGCGATTGGTTTGTGGTGGAGGAGACCGTTATCGTGCAATTTGAGAAACCCTTAAATGAGTGTGCTCAACGCTATTTCTCATGATTTATTACGGTAAGCGACTATTTAAGTGTGAATTGTCTATTGGAATATACAGAGATAGTCAACATTATACATCGCTTATAAGGATCCCGGGATTTTACTCATATAGAGGATAGTTTGTCAAATTTTTGTGACCTTGACAAGTTTCTAATAAAACTCTAGTGTATCTGTTTTCTAGGAAGACAATTATATCCAGAACGGTTCTCTGAAATGTTGTATTGTCTTTCAAGAAAGTGTTCTTTGTTAATTTTCGTAGCCTGTGACGTACAGTGTCATGATACCAACGAAGAATCATTAGTCCCACATCAAAATGGATATCGTGGTCCCAACAAAGAGTCATGAATTTCACATCTAAGAAagatgttataattttattagagagttatgaatttcatattgataatttattagAGTGAGATTAAACATTTAAAGATTCACATCATTTTCGATCTATAAAAGGTCAGGGGATCAAAACAGATAATACATTATAGGTTGATGTTGATTGTGACAATTGAAATGGGAAGGATGTTATGGTGCCAACGGAGAGTCATGAATTTCACAATCGTGAAGCTAACAACTCAAAATGGATAATATTTTGTAGGTTGACGTGGACCATGACGCACTGGCATGTTAGGGACTGTCtaaatttgtaaaattctATTTGCTTAGGTGGTAGCATTTGACTAATCTTTCTGCTACTGCTAACATTATGATCCCTCTTTGCTTTAgtttaaattcttttgttcAGATTGGTTAGCTGAATCAGTTAGCATATCCTATGTACTTTGTTCACATAGCATTAAATTCCAGAAGGATAATCGTTTGATTTTGctcaaaaatttccaattgCGAGTTTGTTTGAGAAAAGGTATCAAGCTTacagaaaatagagaaaagcattggcaaaaatcttttcttgtttGGATGTCTCTACATAGTCACAGCACAAGATAGCCCACTTTACTTGCTTGGGCACCGGATTATAAGATTTCTGACATTGGTAGAAAGAGGAAATTATTTCAACTTAATATATTGCTGTGCTTGAAATCTGTGAAATGGagttaaatagtttaaaaatttatgttttgtaagATTTGAAGAATTAAACAGATTGGGATTATTGctcaaagaaaacaaaaattaaagaaataaaattcttCCCAATCCTTCACTCTTTCAAGGGGTGAGGAGACCCTGCTCATGTCTCTCCTTTTACCTAGCCTTACAACAAGGAGTCATCAAAGCTTTGGACTGGCTgaattattgtaattattaacAAGACTTCCTCCCGTTAGAATCTCAGAGTAAAACCAGTCAAGTATAAATGTCATCGTCTCACCAGAAAGCATAGCTAAAGCCGTTTATTTTAAcatatgattgacatataCCTTAATGGGacaattacaaaatatagcAATCTACTGCTTAAAATCATTTGGCATTCCAAGATTCAAGGTCAATGCAAAACTGGTTGTACcacacatttttaaatacTGTTGACATGGGtaggtaaaaatgtaatggtTCCGACAGAATTTGCTGGGTTAGGGGCAGGACATTCAAGTTCTAACATTCATTCTTAATTGCCTAGCATCAGGAGCCAGTTCAAATACGGTCAGCTAGGGTGGGTAGATATTAGACATATGGTGGCCACTACTCAAATTTCTTGATCAGGGAGAGGTCATTTAACATTCTCTCaatggcatcatcatcatgagcCCGTCCTTTAGTCTGCATTACAAAGACAATTTGTTACTAGAGGCTAAAGGAGTATCAAcaatttatcttaatttttcagAACTTCTCACTAAAAAGGCAAGATACCCAAATAGAATTCTAGAAATCAAATTATCCTTTAAACATTTGGAGAGCTGAGACAGCATCTGATGGGTCTTTTTCCTTGTGTTGTTGTATCAGAGTGTATGTGTGtataaaagagagagagagatgccAACAAAAATCCCTATACTTATGTGCTAGACAATGCATATGAAAAAGGACATACAATCTAAAGAGTATCTGATGAGTCTCTTTCCATATTTACAactgtagagagagagagagaaaggccAAATAGATCTTTCCCAAATTATTTGGTAGAAATGCATGTGAAGAAGAATGAACAATCAATTTGAATTAGTAGATCACCCTATGACAATTCAAACAATGAAAAGAAACATGGATGCAAAAGAGGTAAGTTACAGAATAAAGTGcgctaaaataattttaccttGATGGAAGGCACCATAGCAATAGCTTCCTCCACTGTTTCAGGACACAGGTTGCCAAGAACACAAAGCTGCATGAGTAGCACAATATGAAGAGTCTTTCAACATGATAATAAACAACCTAATTCTAAGTTTACAGCTTTATCGAGTATAGAGACCCTCACCTCGAATTCAGCTAACTGATATCTACTTAGAATTCTAAACGTCTGTTAAGGTTCACATTAAAGAGGCATGTTAAAGATTTAAAGAATGTCATAAGAGGAAATGGTAATTGTAGAGAAAGCAATACCATCTGCCCTATTCAGATCCTAGAGAAGTAAATCACAATATGTTCAAGATTCCCTTCAACCAAGGTCAGCTGAAGTTAGCCAACACCTAAGTCCCACTGTAAATTGATGCAAACAAAACAAGATAGCAGACAGGGTCCTAGCTATGATAAATTCCCAAAAGATAGTAATTGATAGGAGCCAGGGACTGCCAACAAAGCTTGCATAGAGCAGTAAAAATATATGTGCACATATGCTTAAAAATAAAGTCAGTTtatcatttcaaaactttAGAGGATACTCTCGAACTTGTCTAACAGCATCGGGATTCTTATAACGGCTAAAGCGCTTTACATACTGCAGTGACTTCTCAAATACCCTGTGAAACAAACACATAAAATAATCATTCGCCACATCCAGTGAGTGGAGAAATAGCAATAAAGGCatgcaaaattttcaaataccaCATCCCACCAGACAATCCATCTTATACAGTTAGGTTCCATTTGGTGCACAATTATGGCTATGATAGGatagaataaaatttataagtaAATTGCCTTTGTTTTATCTTATTCTGGCGCATTCATAAGAAAAGTGCAGTCAGTTTATCCTACATAAACCTAGGATTATCCAACTCTCTCCCTCTAATAGAATTATATAATCATCTATCCAATATTATCTAATCCAACTAACTTTCTGATTGTTCTACTAAAAGACTAGAGACAATGAAAAATATAGCAACGTAATAAGAAGCTATATCCTATCCAATTCTATCACATGCACCAAACAAACCTCAGGCTAGCTGCTAAATacaacaaaattcataatccTGGAGACAATGTTAGAACAGTtagacaaataaaataattccaCGAAGCACAAAGTTTTATCCCCAGGTCCAAAATGTATGTCTAAAAAACGGCTAATCTTCTTTTAAAATCATGTCGGTTAAATAAACAGACCCCCGTAAGCCAATTACACTGAGATCATCAAATATGAGAAAAGACCCAAGAAACAATTAACTGCGATTATGATACTCACTGGGAAACTTGATTCATGGGATCCTCAGACATCTGCTGAAGCTGCTCATACTTATGCTCAAGAATTAGAGCCACTTCACAATTCATCAAACATTTAGCCTTCAAAAACTCTAtccagaaagaaaaaaatttaacccTTTAGCTTGTGggtttgaataattttaatcaCTTAGGTATAAAGAAAAAGcgaaaaaaatatagaaaaacgGTTTACCTTCTCCAATTTTGAGCTCCGCAGcgttttcttcttcctccccaGACATAATTAGAAAACGAGGGCTCTATCTGAAAGCAATTTCATTTTACGATATCATATAAAAAAGCGCAAAGATCGAAGCATTAACAGTTATAAATTTCCTTACTTGTTACCCTGCTTGATGTCGATGAAATGAGATCAGAGCAGCAGAAACCTAAATTTGCTTTCGAGTTTTGTTtcttaaaactaaaaatttatgtCCTATAACCTGTAATATTAATGtattaatagtaat
Protein-coding sequences here:
- the LOC18611684 gene encoding ABC transporter F family member 5; translated protein: MGLSTKLHRIDLRSTFFTSLRPSFTPNSSSLISPKTLKFRPTKITAQVSTLSVETSVKDPQNDIESLFSTNTVEEVDRKRANKRSNTGSSGISSGVKLENISKSYKGVTVLKNVSWEVKKGEKVGLVGVNGAGKTTQMRIITGLEEPDSGNVIKAKPNMKVAFLNQEFEVSMSRTVREEFMSAFKEEMEIADRLERVQKAIEGATEDLELMGRLLDEFDLLQRRAQAVDLDEVDAKVSKLMPELGFSPEDSDRLVASFSSGWQMRMSLGKILLQEPDLLLLDEPTNHLDLDTIEWLEGYLDKQEVPMVIISHDRAFLDQLCTKIVETDMGVSRTFEGNYSQYVEAKAAWVENQCAAWEKQQKEIEQTKDLINRLGAGANSGRASSAEKKLERLQEEGQLEKPFQRKQMKIRFPERGRSGRSVITVKNLEFGYEDDLLFNRANLTIERGEKIAIIGPNGCGKSTLLKLIMGLEKPRGGEVVLGEHNVLPNYFEQNQAEALDLDKTVLQTVEEVAEDWRIDDIKGLLGRCNFKADMLERKVSLLSGGEKARLAFCKFMVKPSTLLVLDEPTNHLDIPSKEMLEEAIREYSGTVITVSHDRYFIRQIVNRVVEVKDGHLQDYMGDYNYYLEKNLEARAKELEREADLEEKAPKVKAKSKMSKAEKEARKKQKMQAFQAAKQKSKGLKNSKRWK
- the LOC18611685 gene encoding programmed cell death protein 2-like, encoding MSGVVLGLPGPWAEHYREPSDHYTTKIGGLPDWPLPIEALNPSLIHCTKCGSKLCLVAQVYAPVSSETLKIEERLLLVFGCVTPTCGSTPLSWRALRIQKVENDAKEFSSTATQEKVPAAASPVSVSKTNWWQKLGDEDDEDVDLEDLSKAFSEAASLTSQPKKTNSNRNSETAVKHPSPLTAQTIRIDTDTPVMPCFYIYSQAEPSSKNFASMYSNYTSLSVKEKEGDVDDHGQEETWEAENYEYDKALSADRTYLKFKKQLDASPEQCFRYAFGGKPLLAVAEVGDAGKCRLCGASRHFEMQLMPPLIYFLQEEADACHKASLENWNWLMLAVYTCSKSCSKPFDKEKSNSGDWFVVEETVIVQFEKPLNECAQRYFS
- the LOC18611686 gene encoding DNA-directed RNA polymerase II subunit 4, which codes for MSGEEEENAAELKIGEEFLKAKCLMNCEVALILEHKYEQLQQMSEDPMNQVSQVFEKSLQYVKRFSRYKNPDAVRQVREILSRYQLAEFELCVLGNLCPETVEEAIAMVPSIKTKGRAHDDDAIERMLNDLSLIKKFE